The following coding sequences are from one Apteryx mantelli isolate bAptMan1 unplaced genomic scaffold, bAptMan1.hap1 HAP1_SCAFFOLD_34, whole genome shotgun sequence window:
- the PPP5C gene encoding serine/threonine-protein phosphatase 5, translating into MAEGERAESGGPGRPPSPGALERAEALKARANEYFKGKDYERAVQYYSEAIALCPTNAIYYGNRSLAHLRAESYGYALADATRALELDGAYVKGYYRRAASNMALGKFKAALRDYETVVKVRPHDRDAKLKYQECSRIVKRKAFERAIASDEHKRSVVDSLDIESMTIEDEYSGPKLEDGKVTLAFMKDLMQWYKEQKKLHRKCAYQILVQVKEVLCKLPTLVETTLKETEQVTVCGDTHGQYYDLLNIFELNGLPSESNPYIFNGDFVDRGSFSVEVILTLFGFKLLYPDHFHLLRGNHETDNMNQIYGFEGEVKAKYTAQMFALFSEVFEWLPLAQCINGKVLIMHGGLFSEDGVTLDDIRSIERNRQPPDSGSMCDLLWSDPQPQEGRSVSKRGVSCQFGPDVTRRFLERNRLDYVIRSHEVKAEGYEVAHGGQCVTVFSAPNYCDQMGNKGSYIHLRGSDLRPQFHQFTAVPHPNVKPMMYANTLLQLGMM; encoded by the exons ATGGCGGAGGGGGAGCGGGCGGagagcggcggccccgggcggcccccgAGCCCCGGCGCGCTGGAGCGGGCCGAGGCGCTGAAGGCGCGGGCCAACGAGTACTTCAAAG gcaaGGACTACGAGCGGGCGGTGCAGTACTACAGCGAGGCCATCGCCCTGTGCCCCACCAACGCCATCTACTATGGCAACCGGAGCCTGGCGCACCTGCGCGCCGAGAGCTACGGCTACGCGCTGGCCGACGCCACGCGCGCCCTCGAGCTCGACGGCGCCTACGTCAAGGGCTACTACCGGCGCGCCGCCAGCAACATGGCCCTCGGCAAGTTCAAGGCCGCCCTGCGCGACTACGAGACG GTGGTGAAGGTGCGGCCCCACGACCGCGACGCCAAGCTCAAGTACCAGGAGTGCAGCCGCATCGTCAAGCGGAAGGCCTTCGAGCGCGCCATCGCCAGCGACGAGCACAAGCGCTCCGTCGTCGACTCCCTCGACATCGAGAGCATGa CCATCGAGGACGAGTACAGCGGTCCCAAGCTGGAGGACGGCAAGGTGACGTTGGCCTTCATGAAGGACCTCATGCAGTGGTACAAGGAGCAGAAGAAGCTGCACCGAAAATGCGCCTACCAG ATCCTGGTGCAGGTGAAGGAGGTGCTCTGCAAGCTGCCCACCTTGGTGGAGACCACGTTGAAAGAG ACGGAGCAGGTGACGGTGTGCGGCGACACCCACGGCCAGTACTACGACCTGCTCAACATCTTCGAGCTCAACGGGTTGCCCTCCGAGTCCAACCCTTAC ATCTTCAACGGCGACTTCGTGGACCGCGGGTCCTTCTCGGTCGAAGTCATCCTCACCCTCTTCGGCTTCAAGCTCCTCTACCCCGACCACTTCCACCTGCTCCGag GCAACCACGAGACGGACAACATGAACCAGATCTACGGCTTCGAGGGCGAGGTGAAGGCCAAGTACACGGCGCAGATGTTCGCCCTCTTCAGCGAGGTCTTCGAGTGGCTCCCGCTGGCCCAGTGCATCAACGGCAAAGTGCTG ATCATGCACGGGGGCCTCTTCAGCGAGGACGGCGTCACCCTCGACGACATCCGCAGCATCGAGCGCAACCGGCAGCCCCCCGACTCAG ggtCCATGTGTGACCTGCTCTGGTCGGACCCCCAGCCCCAG GAGGGCCGCTCGGTGAGCAAGCGGGGCGTGAGCTGCCAGTTCGGGCCCGACGTGACGCGCCGCTTCCTGGAGCGCAACCGCCTCGACTACGTCATCCGCAGCCACGAGGTGAAGGCCGAGGGCTACGAGGTGGCGCACGGCGGCCAGTGCGTCACCGTCTTCTCCGCCCCCAACTACTG CGACCAGATGGGCAACAAGGGCTCCTACATCCACCTGCGCGGCAGCGACCTGCGGCCCCAGTTCCACCAGTTCACGGCAGTG CCTCACCCCAACGTCAAGCCCATGATGTACGCGAACACcctgctgcagctgggcatgatgtga